In bacterium, the DNA window AAAACCCTGCTCGCCAAAGCCATAGCCGGAGAGGCGGACGTCCCGTTCTTTTCCATAAGCGGGTCCGATTTTGTTGAGATGTTCGTAGGAGTGGGAGCTTCCCGCGTGCGCGATATGTTCGAGCAGGGAAAGCGCAACGCGCCGTGCCTGATATTTCTTGATGAAATAGATGCCGTCGGAAGACACAGGGGAGCGGGATTAGGCGGAGGACACGATGAAAGGGAACAGACGTTAAACCAGCTGCTGGTCGAGATGGACGGGTTTAACACGAAAGAGGGAGTAATCCTGATAGCCGCCACAAACAGGCCCGATGTGCTTGATCCGGCGCTTTTAAGGCCCGGCCGTTTTGACAGGCAGATAGTTATAGATTTTCCCGACTTGAGAGGCAGGGAACAGATACTCCGGGTCCATGCAAAAAAAATAAAAATTTCCAAAGATGTCGAGTTAAGTATTATAGCCAGGGGGACACCCGGTTTTTCAGGGGCCGACCTTGCCAACCTTATAAATGAAGCCGCTCTGCTTGCGGCGAGAAAAGACCTGAAAGAAGTGTTTCTCGATGACCTTGAAGAGGCGAGGGATAAAGTTGCTTTCGGGAAAGAAAGAAGAAGCCGCACGATTGACGAAAAAGAGAAGGAGATTATCGCATATCATGAAGCCGGGCACGCTATACTGCAGAGCATCCTGGAATATACAGACCCCGTTCATAAGGTTACGATAATTCCCCGCGGGATAGCTTTCCTGGGCGCTACCATGCATCTGCCCGAAAAAGATAAATACCTGGAGGGGAAAAAGGAAATACTCGATGATATAACCGCATTGCTCGGCGGAAGAGTGGCTGAAGAAATGATAATCGGCGACATTACTTCGGGAGCCAAAAGCGATTTAAAAAGGGCGACTAAACTTTCAAGAGCCATGGTGTGCGAGTGGGGAATGAGCGAAAAAATGGGCCCGATGACTTTCGGAGAGAGAGAGGAACATATTTTTCTTGGAAGAG includes these proteins:
- the ftsH gene encoding ATP-dependent zinc metalloprotease FtsH; the encoded protein is MKPKKPNDDQKARFFLKPAVVWLIVLLTIFYFFRFNSVTEEKPEAISYSVFLQKVRDGQIATYQKTEGTITATGQYTDGENYTVNVDSNDLRLAGILDEYGVKLNIEKENPLWPIIWTIAPWLIFIGFLWFMFFRQVKAGGGGALSFGKSRARLMTKDTERVTFKDVAGIDEAKEEVEEIIDFLRDPKKFQRLGGRIPKGVLLVGPPGTGKTLLAKAIAGEADVPFFSISGSDFVEMFVGVGASRVRDMFEQGKRNAPCLIFLDEIDAVGRHRGAGLGGGHDEREQTLNQLLVEMDGFNTKEGVILIAATNRPDVLDPALLRPGRFDRQIVIDFPDLRGREQILRVHAKKIKISKDVELSIIARGTPGFSGADLANLINEAALLAARKDLKEVFLDDLEEARDKVAFGKERRSRTIDEKEKEIIAYHEAGHAILQSILEYTDPVHKVTIIPRGIAFLGATMHLPEKDKYLEGKKEILDDITALLGGRVAEEMIIGDITSGAKSDLKRATKLSRAMVCEWGMSEKMGPMTFGEREEHIFLGREISRHQDYSEQTAVQIDEEVRKVIDYCYERAKEILNKNRDKMVLLAKALLAREVIEGKDVDYIVKKGKLPRFKSRIKEKSASKKKDTAQKTEKTPEERARENIPDNNPLTQKAK